The Trichoplusia ni isolate ovarian cell line Hi5 chromosome 15 unlocalized genomic scaffold, tn1 tig00000713_group14, whole genome shotgun sequence region CAGCAGTCCTTGTTGGTGTGATGCTACTCAGTGCACGATGGGTTCATAAAGAACTTCTTGGAAATAGAGTAAGTAGTTAGTAAGAAGAGAGTGaacttttgtgtttaatagCAAGGTGGAAAgcaaatctatatttatttgattttacagAACTGCATCTTGGAATTGCCATCATTCTCGAAATCAGTTTTCCGTCCACCGGAAGATTGCTCTATGTGTGCGGGAGTTGATGACGTAGTGCGGATCGCAAACACTACAGCTGAGGAATTTGAAGAAAAGTACGCGTATAGCACCACTCCGGTTATAGTCACCGATGCCACAAACGGATGGAGAGCATTAGAGGTAAGTACCTTCGTGTTAAGTTCTATTTAGCAATAGAACCTCACCATGTTTAAGTTAAGTCTGATATTTTAcctcattttcttttttataggaATTCGATTTCAAGTTCTTTGCTGACTTCTATCGCGACGGCAAAAGCATGGGAAAGCAAATCAATGACTGCTTCTACTTCGCTTACAAATCAGGTCTGAACTCGCTTAACGAAGTGTTCAGTATGGATGAAACGAGGGCCAACCTGTCTGGCAAGCCGTGGTACGTAGGTTGGAGCACATGCTACGATGAGGAGACCAGAAAACTACGGACCTTCTACAATCGCCCGTACTTTTTGCCAAAGACGGCTGAGAGTGATATGGTGGACTGGATCTTCATGGGAGGTCCGGGTCAAGGCGCGCATATGCACGTAAGTTGATGTCATATTTTTTCGGAGTGAAAAGCTTATCACTCGAATTCTTAACGACTTTCACCGACTAAAACTACTCCGTACCTCTTCAGCTGCCCGAGTCGGAGTTTTAGCTAGAAATTACGGGGTACGTAAGAAACAAATTCGATAgactttttttgaaaatagtaaGGTATGTGCTAATTAACCATTTGATCTGGCAGTTTCGTTAAGCTCACATCTCTCAAGTCCACGTCAAATGGTGATGCCACCAAATTCTCAAACCTTAAGGACCAATATACTTTTCCGTCGCTAACAATTAACGAAGAActaggtactaaaaagttctaCACTTTAGGCAGTAATTATATTGTGTACTTGACTTATTATACAGAATGATATCCATTACAGGTGGACTCAGTGAAGCACATGTCGTGGCAGGCGCAGGTGCGCGGCCACAAGCAGTGGCAGCTGGCGCCGCCGCCCGAGTGCCTCTACCAGTGTCGGTGGATCACCTTCACTGTAGCGCCCTCCGAAATCTGTGAGTGGttctttgttctttattttaagactaataTTAGggatatatatttaatttattttttgaaatgaaactacttttacggattttatcgcggttaaTTTTTGACGTCAAGCAAGTAcagcgagacaacaagctccaagttccatggccccgtcacagaaaccgagtgaagccagccactgctGATCGTTTGcttgctgtactaccatatatcagaggagtcactgacaagtttggttacatcctgaagcgagcttcaattaaaacatacttcaagccgcccaagaagattagccagtcctaaacatccgtcaagtgtcacatacctctacaagatgcaggagtatacaatcTAGATTGtaactgcggcctctcttacatcggtcaaaccaaacgaagcatagggacccgcgtgaaagaacacatagctgacgtcaaacaccagttccagccattatattagatttgaccaaccacagatcctcgctaaagaatccaaattccgacctaggatgtttcgcgaggctattgagattaaaaaacactctaatttcaatagagaagatggctggaagataccacctacttgggatccaataataaataaactcaagaccaaacccaagagcagcgctgcaagacatcaagacacagtgagctcatactagcgtaggtcggaccacaaataattaattaaaatatgaaggtagaacgagcaacatcttctgtcaagacgaacgccatctcagtctgcccgtgaccatgacatctgcaaaggtttcgaaacgtcgggaactaaaataaaaaattaaaccgcgataaaatccgtaaaagtagtttcatttcaatgtctaacattcgcgtaaacctaagaaaccattattttttatctgttacttccaaaattttatatttataagtccTATAAATATTAAGCTGATATTTTTATCCATTGTCTTCCAATTTCAGTGGTGGTGGACACGAATAGATGGTATCACAAGACAAACGTGCTTCCCGGCGACATCAGCATTACTATTGGCGCTGAATACGACTAAACATGTGGAAACTGAATCTGTTGTAACCGTTACGATACCAGTATTTTCAAATTACTCTTTCCGtagatttaaaatgaaacaaaaatatgtaatgcTACTAAAACCTTTAATCATCACCGTAAATCTACATGCTACGTGACACTCAGCGAGGTTCTAACTTGAAACATTGACTGGAATGACAATCAGTAATAATACAGAGAGCGTCTGACACATACAATATACGTTTCGGATAACAATTACATTGTTACAACTGCAGATTACATCTATTGCTTTACTTGGGagttcacataaaaaatattgatcagtAATTCACTCAAAATTGTAACTTAAATCGCAATACTGCATTAATCACATTTAAAATCGTATCATTGAGTCTCGGAATAAAAAGTTcgacatataaaatattttaagtacaacAATTGGATCTTATACTGGGTAACACGAAGAGTGGCCGTTCACACTTTTATCCTTTCGTGTGTTTTAGACGTGGATCCACGTTCGAAAAATCTTTACCCTCGTGTGCCTAAGCGTGGATCCACGTCCAAaactaacaaactttttaaatgcgatTTTGTTCTCTATTCTTTGGACTTTtgggtaaatttttttttgcaacgaaAACGTACTGAATGAATCTGTCACGGGCGGCCATTAGACTGAATGGATTTCGTCATGGGAATGGGATCGACAAGTAAAAACAAGTGCATTCTGGTGACACGTGCGACCGGTGAAATTCCTTTTGTGTGATTCtcacgaaaataaacaactgtaagtattcttgtctattttgcttttgtttatattatgtagaacataaaacaattgaaaataaatgtattattaacttgATTTGTGATATTTCTACGATCAAATCTCTCGCGATGTTTTTTctgtcaatgttttgattttcttatcgatttatatttgcatctatcttaaaaaaatgtcgttattatatatcattataaaggaaatttcattaactttcgaattgcataaaggttttagtacattttttatcagaatatgaaaaataattgacattttcTAAGGTCATGCAAAATGCACGCACACATTCTCATAATAGGGCTTGCATTTACGTGACGCAGATGACGCAATCGAATGGCGTCATGTTACGTCAGTCTTGATGTTTTTGTAcagtatgttgttttgtttgaatccattgatatattgaactatatattataattgcagtGTAAACTGTATATAgcgacaatgaaataaattgcgcATTTTATGGCGTTATTGacacttgttattaaataaatggaatgagatggaatggaatgaaacgagatgaaaaaaaacaatattattttactatttcaatattttttactaataaacgaTACTATACATgctcatgatataaaaaaaaaaaaataactggtgtTGTTAATCGATTTCGCTCACGTAAAACTACTAGCGTTTCATATGGTTTCGTCCAAGTTTTCGTAACTATTTTTCTGCACACGGTTTTTCTCGCGTATCtatcttaactttataatattataaaagcgaaagcaataaatatcagaAAGTATCAATAAGTCATTAGtggttttctcttctttttaggaATTCATCATGGTTGTGGTCCTGgatcttgaccggtttttgcaTAAACGCGACTATATTTCTTGCTATAAAGGAGAGTGTATGTGGCCATGGGAGGAAACCCATTTCTTGcgggaaaatatttgtcatatttgcCACACGGAAGTTAATAACTCCATAAGGCACTTCCGTGTCATCATGAGTAGAAATACAATTCGTCGGCTTCTACTATCAAATTTTTTCTGGTGCAAATGTGGTTATAGTGTATATGATCACTATCCCCCAGACGAATGTTGctcataaattcttaattttaatttgattctttttttaaattcattgatcagatcattccaagaagaatatgtttttattttcaaaaataaaattgatttcttaatcaaattaactCATTTTCTCTACGTGGACACAAGAAGGTACTAGGCAAGATCTACGTCgtccaataaactattaaatggcATAATTGACTAActggtacagatttttttttttatttctttcattctgtcatcattgaaataaataaataaataaaaaactaatctatcCTAAATAACCGTAGGTAATGGAGCCAGACCGAATTATTGACGACGTCGGGCTTCCCGAAGCCAGCACTTCAAAAAGTGTGGTATgctgctaataaatatttgtatcaaatatttttgttaatcaggGAAttctaacaagtaaatatttttttcaattttcatctttGTAGGGTACCGGAAGACATTTTCCCGATGACGACGATTATGATTGGCAGCCTAATCAAAGGCCTCATGACCTTGATATGTCTTATTCCGAGgtagatatttaacaatttttttttactttttatttttagagttttgcaCGCATTCTCCctctgattaattataaatgaatatgattatatttgtcacattatcaaaaagaattatcataaatgGCAATTTACTCTTGTAGATACTCAGTGGGCCATTAGGCGAGGAGCTAAGAGTGGATTCGGGCAGTGAGGAAGAGGAGGAACCTATGTCGCTGGAGGAGCTTCGAGCTATCCTGGAAGAGACAGCCGAAGATGTTGAGGAAGATCCCGAAGAACACGAGAGGCTGTCTGAATCTTTCAATTGGTCAAGCGATTATAGTACATTTAGAGGTCAACCGGAAGTTTATTCCCAGGCAGGCGAGCGAGGTCCCAATATTAAGGAAACAGATCCTCTGAAGCTATTCACTCATGTTTGGGATCACGATATAATGAACAGTATTGTGGCACAGACCAACGAGTATGCCTGGCAAACGATAGCGCAAGCATCCGAGTTACCGGACGGTATCTCGGCGCATTCTCGATTAAATGATTGGGTAGAAACCACTACTGATGAGCTGTACAAGCTCTTTGCGGTGATGATTTTTATGTCGCTGATGGTCGCAGGACGTGTGAGTGAATACTGGAGCACGGGTACCCTGGCCATGCCAGGTTTTCGTAAACTTATGAGTATAAAACGGTACTGGCTACTCATGCGTTTCCTGCACTTTGTCGATAACAATACTATCAGTGTTCATGGTTCCGATCGTAAAGTTGCTAAGATACAACCCATCATTGaccattgtaataaaaagtttaatagcatGTACACGCCTCGCAGAGAAATAAGCATTGACGAATCGTTGCTGCTTTTTAAAGGACGCTTGAGTTGGATTCAGTGTATCCGTACAAAAGCAGCACGGTTTggtatcaaattttatgaactttgcgAGGCGGTTACAGGCTATTTGCTCAAATTTGAGGTTTACAcgggaaaaaaatatccacagacAGGGGACTCTGCGGAGGACTCCTTGTATGGCTTTACGAGCGCAAGTGCGAAAGTGGTGCTAAGGCTCATGCAAAGATTCCTCAACAAAGGTCACTGTCTTGTAAtggataacttttataattcagttactttgacacgatttttaaagttgaataagaCCGATGTCATCGGAACTCTGAACAGGCGAAGAATGGGGACACCGAGGGACATACAAATTCTCAACGAAAGGAAACTTCAAAAAGCAGCAGTGGTAAGTAGACACTGTGGTGACGTATCTGTCTTATCCTGGAAAGACGTTAAATTAGTAACCACAGTGTCGACTTACCACAATGCGGACATGTTGCCTGGAAGAAGAGCAggacaacaaatattgaagccTGTGGTTGTGCACGACTACAATAAGTACATGGGCGGTGtagatttaaaagatcaaatGCTGTCCATGTACTTAATGGAACGCAAAAGGGGGATGAAATGGTACTTGAAAGTGTTCAAACGGCTAATAAATGTTagcattttgaacatttttatcatacatcGCGAGAACAGCACAAATCCCCTCAGCCACAGGCAATTCAGATATAAATTGGCGGAGCAACTGGCTCAGAAATACCCAAATTTGACCTTATCTCGGCTAATAAATCCTCCTGCTCTTCTCCGCTTAGATGGTGATAATCACTTTCCAATCTATGCAGATTCTTTAGAAGATCGAGCGGGgagcaaaagaaacaaaattaaaagaaaccgcTGCGTTCGTtgctccttaaaaaaaatacggaaagaAGTTAACACCGTTTGCCAGAAGTGTCAGAAGTTCCTTTGTCTCGGTCAATGTTGGATTGAATACCACACTctcgaaaatttataaaattttgtcgctaatgtaggtataactaacatcgtgccacaaaaaaacccgactacggaaaaaagcatctgaaaagtatgaaacaagaatatattccagaatcaacgaaatacggtatagtgagcatctccaggttatggccgtaTTCGCATGCCGTTATGATTTATGCGTGCTTATTTAAGTGCTTACAATGGCATGCGACtacggccataacctggagatgctcactaccgtatttcgttgattctggaatatattcttgtttcatacttttcagatgcttttttccgtagtcgggttttagtttttataacttttatttttatttttctctttttggtgGCTTGTGACAATTACTCAAACTTCACGTTCAGGACAAATACCGTGTCTAGAGCATTTCCAAATAATACGGTCAACacacaagagatggcgctagcaggtcgaacaatttctaattattcaatctttgctattttattttttatttattttaagtaatatttgtaatgccaaatggtatttcaatactcattgaatcaaaactaatgcaagtacgttatttgtgaagaaatcaatttatttagtgcaactttttctgtctcatcggctttttttttaaagtagcctattttttatagaaaaaactagcCTATGACACTCCTGGTGTTAAGACGAATCAATCGACACCTCATTTGTCAAAATCTGATGAGTACTTTTTGAGCTACGGTCTAACAACCGAttcagatacatacatacatacatagggtGTCAAACTCATTACCCTTCCTTTTTCCGTAAAGtggtcatttttattctatggttattgtcattatttagaaaattatccttttcctagaaatttttcctttatttttattgtctttttaagtatttttgtttccattgcttcaattataaattttgcaagatcagattttgaatagaaggaggcgacgtaaattataattgatcttgaaaaattcagaaggaatggaaacgaaaagatttaaaaagacaataaaaagaaaaaagaaaggaaatttttttagattaaaataaaccaattaatttttttttatttgtaactaattataaggaacaacttttaatgtttgttaataatttaataaataaaaagatacaattttgtacacgttttttatttctaatccagcattaaagatttttcaacaatcaaaaataaacatcctgTATCACCGGTCTATGTTATGGCgcgaaatttaaaatgcttacacacacatacaaaggaACGCTCGCCGCTTCCTCGCGCCATTTCATTTCGGCCGTGCATACGACGGTAATTATTACGAGCGTGGGTCAATCACACGAAAGGTTAATCCTGAGTAGGTAATTAAAAGTAACGTGAAAGTCAATCAGATTTATTTACTACAACATCAAGGGTACAgattacaaataaatcattttccttttgtattttcatagttaataaagattttttatttaatcccaagtttttgtaagttttaacCTTTCGTGTGATTGACCCACGCTCGTAATAATTACCGTCGTATGCACGGCCGAAATGAAATGGCGCGAGGAAGCGGCGAGCGTtcctttgtatgtg contains the following coding sequences:
- the LOC113506432 gene encoding uncharacterized protein LOC113506432; the encoded protein is MSQSVRPKSCAKTYKTAELKVLKILSKIDSLKLSSSYISQLDIPKSSESNVLRRKSTVYVSLAAVLVGVMLLSARWVHKELLGNRNCILELPSFSKSVFRPPEDCSMCAGVDDVVRIANTTAEEFEEKYAYSTTPVIVTDATNGWRALEEFDFKFFADFYRDGKSMGKQINDCFYFAYKSGLNSLNEVFSMDETRANLSGKPWYVGWSTCYDEETRKLRTFYNRPYFLPKTAESDMVDWIFMGGPGQGAHMHVDSVKHMSWQAQVRGHKQWQLAPPPECLYQCRWITFTVAPSEILVVDTNRWYHKTNVLPGDISITIGAEYD
- the LOC113506429 gene encoding piggyBac transposable element-derived protein 4-like, with amino-acid sequence MEPDRIIDDVGLPEASTSKSVGTGRHFPDDDDYDWQPNQRPHDLDMSYSEILSGPLGEELRVDSGSEEEEEPMSLEELRAILEETAEDVEEDPEEHERLSESFNWSSDYSTFRGQPEVYSQAGERGPNIKETDPLKLFTHVWDHDIMNSIVAQTNEYAWQTIAQASELPDGISAHSRLNDWVETTTDELYKLFAVMIFMSLMVAGRVSEYWSTGTLAMPGFRKLMSIKRYWLLMRFLHFVDNNTISVHGSDRKVAKIQPIIDHCNKKFNSMYTPRREISIDESLLLFKGRLSWIQCIRTKAARFGIKFYELCEAVTGYLLKFEVYTGKKYPQTGDSAEDSLYGFTSASAKVVLRLMQRFLNKGHCLVMDNFYNSVTLTRFLKLNKTDVIGTLNRRRMGTPRDIQILNERKLQKAAVVSRHCGDVSVLSWKDVKLVTTVSTYHNADMLPGRRAGQQILKPVVVHDYNKYMGGVDLKDQMLSMYLMERKRGMKWYLKVFKRLINVSILNIFIIHRENSTNPLSHRQFRYKLAEQLAQKYPNLTLSRLINPPALLRLDGDNHFPIYADSLEDRAGSKRNKIKRNRCVRCSLKKIRKEVNTVCQKCQKFLCLGQCWIEYHTLENL